From Zhongshania aliphaticivorans, one genomic window encodes:
- a CDS encoding FAD-binding protein yields the protein MTETSWDHSVDVLIVGSGNGALTAALSSYEMGVTDVLIVEKSAKIGGTSATSGGGVWIPCNRYAKAAGAQDSFDDAKAYLLNTTPPGAVPEEMIDSYLRNGPKMIDFLHERSDVRYETLEHYPDYYTNVEGSRTGHRSMEPARFDSSLLGEDVKRLRPSHHMMRLFNRIYFTQVEAALLTLQGPGWIKLTMKLIASWALDFAWLIKGNGLGRDVCTGAAGVARLWYSVKKRNIPLWASAPMEELIEDNGRVVGAIIKRDGKLMRVQARKGVILAAGGFERNQQMREQYLPAPTSSDWSGGVEGNTGDAIQAGLKLGAATRLMDGAWWCTTVSVPGEPAPRLSVMEKSYPGSCIVNLRGERFANESQNYMAFQKDLYKQHTEAAPCSPMYQIFDARFRRDYIVGPLMTASLKPDWTIPKEWFETKLVGKANTVRELAEQLGIDADNLETTVGKMNGFAKTGKDLDFQRGDSAYDRYYGDPRFEPNPCLGAIDEAPFYAMRLEAGDFGTQGGLATNTDAQVLKDDGSAIAGLYAVGNCSAAVLPTYPGPGSTLGPAMTFAYQAAKHLSGFKD from the coding sequence ATGACTGAGACAAGCTGGGATCACAGCGTAGATGTATTAATTGTTGGCAGCGGCAACGGTGCGCTTACCGCCGCCTTAAGCAGCTACGAGATGGGTGTGACCGACGTACTGATTGTTGAAAAGTCAGCGAAGATTGGCGGCACCAGCGCGACATCTGGCGGAGGGGTGTGGATTCCCTGTAACCGCTACGCCAAAGCTGCTGGTGCCCAAGACAGCTTTGATGATGCTAAAGCTTATTTGTTAAACACTACCCCGCCAGGGGCTGTACCTGAGGAAATGATCGACAGCTATTTACGCAATGGCCCCAAGATGATCGATTTCTTGCACGAGCGCAGTGATGTTCGCTATGAAACCCTGGAGCATTACCCAGATTATTACACCAATGTTGAGGGCTCGCGTACCGGCCACCGGTCGATGGAGCCAGCGCGCTTTGACTCATCATTGCTGGGCGAGGACGTCAAGCGTCTCCGTCCCTCACATCATATGATGCGTTTGTTTAATCGCATTTATTTCACTCAAGTGGAAGCGGCTTTACTGACCTTGCAAGGACCTGGCTGGATTAAATTAACCATGAAGTTAATTGCCAGCTGGGCTTTGGATTTTGCGTGGCTAATCAAAGGCAACGGCCTCGGACGTGATGTTTGTACCGGTGCGGCCGGTGTGGCCAGACTGTGGTATTCGGTAAAAAAGCGCAATATACCCTTATGGGCTAGTGCGCCGATGGAAGAGCTAATCGAAGACAATGGCCGCGTGGTCGGCGCGATCATCAAGCGTGACGGCAAGCTCATGCGCGTGCAGGCGCGCAAGGGCGTGATTCTGGCCGCGGGCGGCTTTGAGCGCAATCAGCAGATGCGCGAGCAGTACCTGCCCGCGCCCACCAGTAGCGATTGGAGTGGCGGCGTTGAGGGCAATACGGGTGATGCAATTCAGGCTGGCCTGAAACTGGGTGCGGCAACCCGCTTAATGGATGGCGCATGGTGGTGCACCACCGTGTCAGTGCCCGGTGAACCGGCGCCTCGCCTTAGCGTGATGGAAAAATCCTACCCTGGCTCGTGTATTGTGAATTTGCGCGGTGAGCGCTTTGCCAACGAGTCGCAAAATTACATGGCGTTTCAGAAAGACCTCTACAAGCAGCACACCGAGGCGGCCCCTTGCTCGCCAATGTATCAAATATTTGATGCTCGTTTTCGCCGCGACTATATCGTTGGTCCGCTGATGACGGCCTCCTTGAAGCCCGATTGGACCATACCCAAAGAGTGGTTTGAAACGAAGTTGGTGGGTAAGGCGAATACCGTGCGCGAACTTGCTGAACAATTGGGCATCGACGCTGATAATTTAGAGACAACGGTAGGCAAAATGAACGGCTTTGCCAAAACCGGTAAAGATCTCGATTTTCAGCGCGGCGATTCGGCTTACGACCGCTATTACGGCGATCCGCGCTTTGAGCCAAACCCCTGCCTGGGCGCAATTGACGAGGCACCGTTTTACGCTATGCGTTTGGAGGCTGGCGATTTCGGTACCCAGGGCGGTTTGGCGACCAACACCGATGCCCAAGTGCTCAAAGACGATGGCAGTGCTATCGCGGGTTTGTACGCAGTAGGGAATTGCAGTGCGGCAGTACTGCCGACGTATCCGGGCCCGGGCTCGACCTTGGGACCGGCGATGACCTTTGCGTATCAAGCAGCCAAACACCTTAGCGGCTTTAAGGACTAG
- a CDS encoding esterase-like activity of phytase family protein: MQFKKTALSWGIALATPLILAACGGDNNKTPASQASAEKNFNRIAVYPVCMQADATCNTDDATAAEIVAASTDGMTLVYTDSPKEQLGFVDITNPAAPTGLGVLPLVGEPTSVAIKGGYALVGVNTSSDYVSVSGLLVVVDIATRSIVHSIDVGGQPDSVAVSPDGSYAAVVIENERDEDLNDGALPQMPAGKLVVVNLSGAPADWTSSAVGLTGLADLYPTDPEPEFVDINADNIALVSMQENNHIVLVDLTDGSIVKSFSAGTVDLTGIDANEDDVINQSESLSGVLREPDGVSWLSTEYFVTANEGDLDGGSRSFSVFNTAGEVVFEAGNSLDQLTARIGHYPESRSENKGNEPENAEYGVFGEDRLLFVNSERASVVFVYDVADFTKPVLKQVLPAGVGPEGALAIPARNLLIAASEEDDRGAVIRSGLNIYQYGIAPASYPTIVSNDRDDGSPIPWSALSGLSADPSDGTLVYAVDDSYYKKNRIFTLDVSQQPAVITTETHIIDSNGVLANLPLGTLPAATVNDDKTVNIDPEGIVKLADGDFWIASEGKGNQIDGPVASRNVLINTDADGLIQKAVTLPAAVNLLQRNNGFEGVAEYEGKLYVAFQRAWQNEDAVRIGIYDIAAESWSFLYYELDAPESQNGGWVGLSEITALGNGEFVVIERDNQGGPDAAIKRLYKFDTTGLADGATVTKTLVRDVLPDMKATGGLVTEKIEGLALLANGDLLMVNDNDGVDDSNGETQLMNLGKLF, encoded by the coding sequence ATGCAATTTAAAAAAACAGCATTATCGTGGGGGATTGCACTGGCAACGCCGCTAATCTTGGCTGCTTGTGGCGGTGACAACAATAAAACGCCTGCGTCGCAAGCCAGCGCTGAAAAAAACTTTAATCGCATTGCCGTGTACCCGGTATGCATGCAGGCCGACGCGACCTGCAATACTGATGACGCAACGGCCGCCGAAATTGTCGCTGCCAGCACCGACGGTATGACCCTCGTTTACACTGACAGCCCCAAAGAGCAGTTGGGCTTTGTCGATATCACCAATCCCGCTGCGCCAACTGGCTTGGGTGTATTGCCGCTCGTTGGCGAACCGACGTCAGTCGCAATTAAAGGCGGTTATGCACTGGTCGGCGTCAATACCAGCAGCGATTATGTGAGTGTTTCCGGTTTGCTAGTAGTAGTGGATATTGCCACTCGCAGCATTGTTCACTCAATTGATGTTGGCGGTCAGCCAGACTCGGTAGCGGTGAGCCCAGACGGTAGCTATGCCGCCGTGGTGATCGAAAATGAGCGTGACGAAGATCTTAATGATGGCGCGTTGCCGCAAATGCCAGCGGGTAAGTTGGTGGTGGTAAATTTAAGCGGAGCGCCCGCTGACTGGACCAGCAGCGCCGTGGGGCTCACAGGGTTAGCGGATTTATACCCAACTGATCCAGAGCCTGAGTTTGTGGATATCAATGCCGATAATATTGCGCTTGTTTCCATGCAGGAAAACAATCACATCGTCCTTGTTGATCTTACTGACGGCAGTATCGTGAAATCCTTCAGTGCAGGAACTGTCGATTTGACTGGGATTGATGCCAATGAAGATGATGTGATTAACCAGAGCGAATCGCTAAGCGGCGTATTACGTGAGCCCGACGGTGTGAGCTGGTTGTCTACGGAATATTTTGTTACCGCCAATGAGGGAGACCTCGACGGTGGCAGTCGTAGTTTTAGTGTTTTTAATACCGCTGGTGAAGTGGTTTTCGAGGCCGGTAATAGTCTAGATCAACTGACGGCCCGTATTGGCCACTACCCTGAGTCGCGCTCAGAAAACAAAGGTAATGAACCGGAAAACGCGGAGTACGGCGTATTTGGTGAAGACCGCCTACTCTTTGTGAATTCGGAGCGAGCTAGTGTGGTGTTTGTATACGACGTGGCCGATTTTACCAAGCCGGTATTAAAGCAAGTGCTCCCTGCCGGTGTTGGGCCGGAGGGCGCCTTGGCCATACCCGCGCGCAATTTGCTCATTGCTGCCAGTGAAGAAGATGACCGTGGCGCCGTTATTCGCTCAGGTCTGAATATCTATCAGTACGGTATAGCGCCGGCCAGCTACCCAACCATCGTATCCAATGATCGTGACGATGGTTCGCCAATTCCTTGGAGCGCTTTGTCTGGCTTGTCTGCCGACCCGTCGGATGGCACCTTGGTATACGCGGTGGATGACAGCTACTACAAGAAAAATCGGATTTTCACCTTGGATGTTAGCCAGCAACCCGCCGTAATCACCACCGAAACTCATATTATCGACAGCAACGGGGTGTTAGCTAATTTACCATTGGGTACCTTGCCTGCGGCTACAGTTAACGATGACAAGACGGTTAATATCGACCCAGAAGGTATTGTCAAACTGGCCGATGGCGATTTTTGGATTGCCTCAGAGGGCAAGGGCAACCAGATTGATGGGCCTGTTGCGAGTAGGAATGTGCTAATTAACACCGACGCCGATGGTCTTATTCAAAAGGCGGTGACTTTGCCTGCAGCGGTGAATTTGCTTCAGCGCAACAATGGTTTTGAAGGGGTGGCTGAGTACGAGGGCAAACTGTATGTTGCGTTCCAGCGCGCCTGGCAAAACGAAGATGCGGTGCGGATTGGTATCTATGATATCGCCGCCGAAAGTTGGAGTTTCCTCTATTACGAGCTTGACGCTCCTGAGTCTCAGAATGGTGGCTGGGTAGGTTTGTCGGAAATTACCGCTCTTGGTAATGGCGAATTTGTGGTGATTGAGCGGGACAATCAGGGCGGGCCAGACGCGGCCATCAAACGCTTGTATAAATTCGACACGACTGGCCTCGCCGATGGCGCCACAGTGACTAAAACCTTGGTTCGCGACGTATTGCCGGATATGAAAGCCACCGGTGGTCTTGTTACCGAGAAAATCGAAGGTTTGGCCTTGTTAGCCAATGGCGATTTACTGATGGTGAACGATAACGATGGCGTTGATGACAGCAACGGTGAAACCCAATTAATGAATTTGGGTAAGTTATTCTAA